One region of Spirochaetota bacterium genomic DNA includes:
- a CDS encoding MFS transporter: MISHSANPFRSLKVYNFRVFFIGQFVSLIGTWIQQLASSWLMYRLTASSLWLGLLAFSAQLPIFILTPVTGVVADRYNRHNILMITQMLLCAQSLLLGLLVVLGYITPIWLLALNIMQGLFNAFDMPVRQSFVFDMVAEKELLSNAIALNSVVFNSTRLIGPPLAGFLVAQFGEGVCFLINTVTFSGIIVALLLMKNVQSTNFSRAGDFKENIIEGFIYVKNHYPIRTVLLLLALISLLGMPFMVLMPVVAVEILHGDSHTLGFLLGTAGLGALCGALFVASRSHATRFENNIAVGSLSLGCALVFFSFSRNFYLSLGLMFIIGISLIVQMASSNTFIQSMVEDSMRGRVMSLYTMSFMGMATIGNLFAGAIAQHIGVQYTLLLSGMGCTVVAAMFFKQLHTLKKILITQYSYATKSLKE, encoded by the coding sequence ATGATTAGCCATTCTGCCAACCCATTCAGGTCGCTTAAGGTATATAATTTCAGAGTGTTCTTTATTGGGCAGTTTGTTTCGCTCATTGGGACATGGATTCAGCAGCTTGCGTCAAGCTGGCTTATGTACCGTTTAACTGCATCGTCCTTGTGGCTGGGGCTGCTTGCCTTTTCTGCTCAGTTACCAATATTTATATTAACTCCAGTAACTGGTGTTGTGGCTGACCGCTATAACCGCCATAACATATTAATGATTACACAGATGCTGTTATGTGCACAATCACTGTTGCTGGGGCTTTTGGTAGTATTGGGATATATTACACCAATATGGCTTTTGGCACTTAATATTATGCAGGGGCTGTTTAATGCTTTTGATATGCCTGTGCGACAGTCCTTTGTATTTGACATGGTTGCTGAAAAGGAACTGTTAAGCAACGCTATTGCCTTAAACTCCGTGGTATTTAACAGTACCCGCCTTATTGGACCACCACTTGCTGGTTTTCTGGTGGCGCAGTTTGGCGAAGGGGTGTGCTTTTTAATTAATACTGTTACCTTTTCAGGTATAATTGTTGCTTTGTTGCTCATGAAGAATGTTCAATCAACTAACTTTTCGCGTGCTGGTGATTTTAAAGAAAATATAATAGAGGGGTTCATATATGTTAAAAATCATTATCCAATACGCACAGTGTTGCTGCTGCTTGCACTTATAAGCTTGTTGGGCATGCCGTTTATGGTGCTGATGCCAGTTGTTGCAGTAGAAATCCTTCATGGTGATTCACATACTCTTGGGTTTTTGCTAGGAACTGCTGGGTTAGGTGCGCTGTGTGGGGCACTATTTGTTGCATCGCGAAGTCATGCAACACGGTTTGAAAACAACATCGCCGTTGGATCGCTTTCACTTGGATGCGCTCTGGTATTTTTTTCGTTCTCACGTAATTTTTATCTTTCACTTGGACTCATGTTTATTATTGGTATAAGTTTAATTGTACAGATGGCTTCTTCTAATACATTCATTCAGTCAATGGTGGAAGATTCAATGCGTGGCAGGGTTATGAGCCTGTATACCATGTCATTTATGGGTATGGCAACTATTGGTAATCTTTTTGCAGGAGCTATCGCCCAGCATATTGGTGTGCAATATACCCTGCTTTTAAGTGGAATGGGCTGTACTGTGGTTGCTGCAATGTTTTTTAAACAATTGCATACACTGAAAAAAATACTAATAACTCAATACAGTTATGCAACAAAAAGTTTAAAAGAGTAA